One window of the Salminus brasiliensis chromosome 1, fSalBra1.hap2, whole genome shotgun sequence genome contains the following:
- the LOC140562364 gene encoding cation channel sperm-associated protein 2-like translates to MTSSMCEEEQRGGMKSYMAKFLPRDTAQRILGSTLFQNVMVLLILLNVVVLVVQAELSDSTAPSMQRAKLVLTALDWCILVIFLLEMLLKWLDNFRQFWKSPWDIFDFTVTILSVLPEVINAFTETQTAGFLVILRQFRVLRTLKMVIRIRPLRLTLLIIVKSLKGTTATFLLLAVLGYVFALVGIVLFEEYTQSDTENLNYKDSFKDLSNSVCTLFILFTGDNWHDLLKDTWRVPDLNSTAVNIFIVLWVVLAGFMVKMVLMADVVSSFEHTRKELTKEVQQIKQKQGELNSSECAREEVNWDAFVTEKMQGIDEQEVQRMIWPRETLLEFLELMEKLQENVEERRKLQKLEVQSYLNLHS, encoded by the exons ATGACCTCGTCAATGTGTGAAGAAGAGCAGAGGGGAGGGATGAAGAGCTACATGGCTAAATTCCTGCCCAGGGACACAGCTCAGAGGATCCTAGGAA GTACCTTGTTCCAGAATGTGATGGTGCTTCTGATCCTCCTGAACGTGGTTGTGCTGGTGGTCCAGGCAG agcTTTCTGATAGTACTGCCCCAAGCATGCAGAGAGCCAAGCTGGTTCTTACTGCGCTGGACTGGTGCATACTGGTCATTTTCCTTCTGGAGATGCTCCTCAAATGGTTGGACAATTTCCGGCAGTTTTGGAAAAGCCCCTGGGACATCTTTGACTTCACTGTCACTATCTTG TCCGTCCTTCCTGAGGTCATCAATGCCTTTACGGAAACACAAACTGCTGGTTTTCTGGTGATTCTCCGGCAATTCCGAGTCCTCCGCACACTGAAGATGGTCATTAGAATCAGACCGTTGCGTCTCACTCTGCTCATCATCGTCAAAAGTTTAAAG GGTACGACTGCCACATTCCTGCTCCTCGCTGTGTTGGGATACGTGTTCGCTCTGGTGGGCATCGTCCTGTTTGAAGAGTACACTCAGTCAGACACAGAAAACCTGAATTACAAGGACAGTTTCAA AGACCTCAGCAATTCCGTCTGCACCCTGTTTATCCTGTTCACTGGAGACAACTGGCACGACCTTCTAAAAGACACCTGGAGGGTTCCAGACCTgaacagcactgcagtgaacaTCTTCATCGTCCTCTGGGTGGTATTGGCTGGGTTCATGGTGAAGATGGTGTTGATGGCTGATGTGG TGAGCAGCTTTGAACACACAAGGAAGGAGCTCACCAAAGAGGTCCAACAGATAAAGCAGAAGCAAGGGGAACTGAACAG CTCTGAGTGTGCGAGAGAGGAAGTAAACTGGGATGCGTTTGTGACTGAAAAAATGCAGGGCATTGATGAGCAGGAAGTTCAGCGCATGATCTGGCCGAGGGAAACCCTCCTGGAGTTCTTGGAGCTGATGGAGAAGCTCCAGGAAAACGTGGAAGAAAGGAGAAAGCTGCAGAAACTAGAAG TTCAGTCGTACCTTAACCTGCACAGCTGA
- the spint1b gene encoding kunitz-type protease inhibitor 1b has translation MAVFRDGAVGLMLVVAAAAAMTVVGAEVSRQSCSELFKAGREDFAVIAEDSVQEGATYLSNPVARTAEDCMNACCENPRCNLALMERAAEVAEVEEVEEDSLANCFLFDCVYRNKYVCRFVKASGFTNYIRHSVYDEYLGGPPGAHGEEDKRPIANAGPDVVVRPGQPVTLNGIESWDDKKIVSYDWKQLKGNTSVESEKTDLPDQLVLSNLQPGVYKFQLTVTDSAHQSDSTSVTVLVLTAEQAERHCLTPKKAGPCRGSFPRWHYNAASNKCEEFIFGGCSANGNNYLSEQHCSDACNGTTVTSGARKVKAVVEVCKTPCEDGEFSCSNGCCLDASGECDGNRDCSDGSDENNCQRLNSTLSRLLQIPVNEEKARCVDPPVTGPCRASMARWYYDPLNQICLRFTYGGCSGNKNNFDGKESCMEVCRDVTEKDVFARGVFERSEQEEHHSGSVATAVILAVVILALLSLLGFCFLKKRKSRSQRQRVPTANPAVTLTEDTEHLVYKPTTTTSS, from the exons ATGGCTGTATTCCGCGACGGCGCTGTGGGGTTAATGTTAGtggtggcggcggcggcggcgatGACGGTCGTCGGAGCGGAGGTCTCGCGGCAGAGCTGCTCTGAGCTCTTTAAAGCGGGGCGCGAGGACTTCGCTGTGATCGCGGAAGACTCCGTGCAGGAAGGAGCCACCTATCTCTCCAACCCCGTCGCGCGCACCGCCGAGGACTGTATGAACGCGTGCTGCGAAAACCCTCGGTGCAACCTGGCCCTGATGGAGCGCGCGGCGGAGGTGgcggaggtggaggaggtggaggaggactCGCTCGCGAACTGCTTTCTGTTCGACTGCGTGTACCGCAACAAGTACGTGTGTCGGTTTGTGAAAGCAAGCGGCTTCACCAACTACATCCGGCACTCCGTTTACGACGAATACCTGGGCGGACCCCCCGGAGCTCACG GTGAGGAGGACAAGCGTCCCATCGCAAACGCAGGGCCAGATGTGGTGGTCAGGCCTGGTCAACCGGTGACCCTGAATGGCATTGAGAGCTGGGATGACAAAAAAATTGTTAGCTACGATTGGAAACAGCTGAAGGGAAACACCTCTGTAGAAAGCGAG aAAACGGATTTGCCTGACCAGCTGGTGTTGTCCAACCTGCAGCCTGGAGTGTACAAGTTCCAGCTTACAGTCACTGATTCAGCCCATCAGTCAGACTCGACATCCGTCACTGTTCTGGTGCTGACCGCCGAACAGGCTGAGC GTCACTGTTTGACCCCAAAGAAGGCGGGTCCCTGTCGTGGGTCGTTCCCACGCTGGCACTACAACGCTGCGTCCAACAAATGTGAGGAATTTATATTTGGAGGCTGTTCAGCAAACGGCAACAACTACCTCTCTGAACAGCACTGCTCTGACGCCTGCAACGGCACCACAG TTACTTCAGGAGCGAGGAAAGTTAAGGCTGTTGTTGAAG TGTGTAAGACTCCATGTGAGGACGGTGAGTTCAGCTGCTCAAATGGCTGCTGTTTAGACGCAAGTGGAGAGTGTGACGGAAATAGAGACTGCAGTGACGGCTCGGACGAGAATAACTGCCAGCGCT TGAACAGTACTCTCTCCAGACTCCTGCAGATTCCTGTAAATGAAGAAAAAG CGCGATGTGTTGACCCGCCAGTGACCGGACCCTGCAGGGCGAGCATGGCCCGTTGGTATTACGACCCTCTGAATCAAATTTGCCTCCGGTTCACGTATGGCGGCTGCAGTGGAAACAAGAACAACTTTGATGGGAAGGAGAGCTGCATGGAGGTCTGCAGAGACGTTACAG agAAAGATGTGTTCGCTCGGGGGGTGTTTGAACGCTCTGAACAAGAGGAACATCATTCAG GTTCTGTGGCAACAGCGGTGATCCTGGCAGTGGTGATTTTAGCTCTGCTATCTCTGCTGGGGTTCTGTTTCCTTAAGAAGAGGAAGAGTCGGTCTCAGCGTCAGCGCGTCCCCACGGCCAACCCAGCAGTCACGCTCACTGAGGACACGGAGCACCTCGTCTAcaaacccaccaccaccaccagctcctaa